The following coding sequences are from one Natrarchaeobaculum sulfurireducens window:
- a CDS encoding pyridoxamine 5'-phosphate oxidase family protein → MTNVPPEAKRLLESEPLMAHLATCVDGRPHVAPVWYRYDDGTIELVTTGRKLANVRENPRVALSVQADDAGEARWSVTLLGTATVVADEDATRRARKRINAKYGATPDAYEENELVRIDVGSASSRTY, encoded by the coding sequence GTGACGAACGTCCCGCCCGAGGCGAAGCGACTGCTCGAAAGCGAGCCACTGATGGCTCACCTTGCGACGTGCGTCGACGGCCGCCCACACGTCGCCCCGGTCTGGTATCGGTACGACGACGGCACCATCGAACTCGTCACCACGGGACGGAAGCTGGCGAACGTTCGCGAAAACCCACGCGTCGCGCTCTCCGTACAGGCCGACGACGCGGGCGAAGCGAGGTGGTCGGTGACGCTGCTCGGGACCGCGACCGTCGTTGCGGACGAGGACGCCACCAGGCGAGCACGTAAACGGATCAATGCGAAGTACGGCGCAACGCCGGACGCCTACGAGGAGAACGAACTGGTTCGGATCGACGTCGGGTCGGCGTCTTCGCGGACGTACTGA
- a CDS encoding enolase-like domain-containing protein codes for MYDRLADLPVTISSTSTARLERETSSEFTRVTTEITLRGPNDVVGTGEDVTYETAEHDALAEHGMPDLAGEYTVGGLSSRLEEVDLFPAGPPDRAVFRNYRRWGVESAALDLALRQAETDLASRLGRALEPVRFVASTRLGDPPTVDRLERLREQQPDLEFKLDPTPAWDDAVVSQIQTAVGRDAVRILDLKGQYEGTDVDVPADPELYGRVLEAFPSAVVEDPALTEETEPLFDDPDVRRRVSWDAPIHGLEDVEALPWEPDWLNVKPSRFGSIESLLETIDYCTERDVCLYGGGQFELGVGRGQLQTLAALWYPDGPNDVAPRAYNDPTLEAGVPSSPLEPADDHLGFRWASSG; via the coding sequence ATGTACGACCGACTCGCCGATCTTCCGGTGACGATCTCGTCGACGTCGACGGCTCGCCTCGAGCGCGAGACCTCGAGTGAGTTTACTCGCGTCACCACCGAAATAACCCTCCGGGGGCCAAACGACGTCGTCGGTACGGGAGAAGACGTCACCTACGAGACGGCAGAACACGACGCCCTCGCCGAACACGGGATGCCCGATCTCGCCGGTGAGTACACCGTCGGCGGACTTTCGAGTCGGCTCGAGGAGGTCGATCTCTTCCCGGCGGGCCCGCCCGACCGCGCGGTCTTTCGGAACTACCGCCGCTGGGGGGTCGAGAGCGCGGCGCTGGACCTCGCGCTCCGGCAGGCAGAAACGGACCTCGCGAGTCGTCTCGGCCGTGCGCTCGAGCCAGTTCGATTCGTCGCGAGCACCCGCCTCGGCGATCCGCCAACGGTCGATCGGCTCGAGCGCCTCCGGGAACAACAACCCGACCTCGAGTTCAAGCTCGATCCGACTCCAGCGTGGGACGACGCCGTCGTCTCGCAAATCCAAACTGCCGTCGGCAGGGACGCCGTCCGAATTCTCGACCTCAAAGGCCAGTACGAGGGAACCGACGTCGACGTTCCGGCCGACCCCGAGCTGTACGGCCGCGTCCTCGAGGCGTTCCCCAGTGCCGTCGTCGAGGACCCGGCACTGACCGAGGAGACGGAGCCGCTGTTCGACGATCCCGACGTCCGCCGACGCGTCTCCTGGGACGCGCCGATTCACGGTCTCGAGGACGTCGAGGCGTTGCCCTGGGAGCCAGACTGGCTCAACGTCAAACCCTCGCGGTTCGGCTCGATCGAGTCGCTTCTCGAGACGATCGACTACTGCACAGAACGCGACGTGTGCCTCTACGGCGGCGGCCAGTTCGAACTCGGCGTCGGCCGCGGCCAGCTCCAGACGCTCGCCGCGCTGTGGTATCCCGACGGGCCAAACGACGTCGCCCCGCGGGCGTACAATGATCCCACGCTCGAGGCGGGCGTTCCGTCGAGTCCGCTCGAGCCGGCGGACGATCATCTCGGATTCCGCTGGGCCTCAAGCGGCTGA
- a CDS encoding Hsp20/alpha crystallin family protein, which produces MSALRDALRDLSDDVFFDLLESEDAYLLVLDVPGVTLESLDVAVEEGRLVVNAEREKDRPGDYRYVEENRPVFVDLSLPLPDDASADAPSAEVDRGVLEINIPRRTTETTIDVTAPDRERSNDDVDAEPR; this is translated from the coding sequence ATGTCAGCGCTCCGCGACGCACTGCGGGATCTCTCCGACGACGTCTTCTTCGATCTGCTCGAAAGCGAGGACGCATACTTGCTCGTCCTCGATGTCCCTGGCGTTACCCTCGAATCGCTCGACGTCGCCGTCGAGGAGGGTCGACTCGTCGTCAATGCCGAGCGAGAGAAGGATCGACCGGGTGACTACCGATACGTCGAAGAGAACCGGCCGGTGTTCGTCGATCTCTCACTCCCGCTTCCCGACGACGCGAGCGCCGATGCACCATCAGCTGAGGTCGACCGTGGCGTCCTCGAGATCAACATTCCCCGGCGAACGACGGAGACGACGATCGACGTCACGGCACCGGATCGTGAGCGCTCGAACGACGACGTCGACGCCGAACCGAGGTGA
- a CDS encoding PAS domain-containing sensor histidine kinase — MSSETGDRLSPDASAAQVFARIDDPVVALDGNWTFTFVNQQAAALFGQDGDELLGECGWGPLEDLFGPSIRDDLQRAMETQESRRIETDTAALDARVRFRAYPAPDGITLCLRDVTADPVPDSSEDDGHSSAIDGTADGDAIIDADEKQVLEDISQRLSIALEAADAGAWEWDVQSDEVVWHESMERLLGSEPGTFEGTYDAFLKRIHPADRDEVETAMAKALERAEDLKLEFRFRDECGDVVWSETKARLFTDEDGTPRRVVGVNIDVADRRTSEGAAERAREELRQVIDLVPDLIFAKNREGEYLLANETTANAYGLSPHEVEGRLEAEVLPEASQHEAFQKDDLAVIDSGEPIEIQAEELITADGETRLLRTTKIPYEVIGTDEDAVLAYSRDITDLDRYERRLEAQRDDLTVINQIVRHDVRNDLQLVLAYAEALTDHVDESGAAYVDQIRNAAHEAVDITATARDMTDVLLRAEATPVPIELRSVLGDRIEHARSSHQNALILTDGPIDDVRVLADDMLESVFRNLFQNAIVHSDTAVPEVRVSTTVTDDRARITIADDGPGVSDARKAEIFEEGIQGLESGGTGIGLYLVRTLVDKYGGDVWVENSDLGGAAFVVELPRAP; from the coding sequence ATGAGTTCCGAGACGGGAGATCGGCTCTCGCCCGACGCGTCGGCGGCGCAGGTATTTGCCCGGATCGACGACCCGGTGGTCGCACTCGATGGGAACTGGACGTTCACGTTCGTCAACCAGCAAGCAGCCGCGCTGTTCGGTCAGGACGGTGACGAACTCCTAGGCGAGTGTGGTTGGGGCCCACTCGAGGACCTGTTCGGCCCGTCCATCCGAGACGACCTGCAGCGGGCGATGGAGACACAGGAATCGAGACGGATCGAGACGGACACAGCGGCGCTCGATGCGCGGGTTCGATTCCGAGCGTATCCCGCGCCGGATGGGATCACGCTCTGTCTTCGTGACGTCACGGCCGATCCAGTACCCGACTCGTCCGAAGATGACGGACACTCGAGTGCGATAGATGGGACGGCCGACGGCGACGCGATCATCGATGCCGACGAGAAGCAAGTCCTCGAAGACATCAGTCAGCGCCTTTCGATCGCGCTGGAGGCCGCTGATGCCGGTGCCTGGGAGTGGGATGTACAGTCGGACGAGGTAGTCTGGCACGAGAGCATGGAACGATTGCTCGGATCCGAGCCCGGCACGTTCGAGGGTACCTACGACGCCTTCCTGAAGCGGATCCACCCGGCGGACCGAGACGAGGTCGAGACGGCGATGGCGAAGGCACTCGAGCGAGCCGAAGACCTCAAACTCGAGTTCAGGTTTCGCGACGAATGCGGCGACGTGGTGTGGAGTGAGACCAAAGCACGACTGTTCACCGACGAGGATGGAACGCCTCGTCGAGTAGTCGGGGTCAACATCGACGTCGCCGATCGTAGAACTAGCGAGGGGGCTGCCGAGCGAGCACGCGAGGAGCTACGACAGGTCATCGATCTCGTTCCTGACCTCATCTTCGCAAAAAATCGAGAGGGCGAGTATCTCCTTGCCAACGAGACGACCGCCAACGCCTATGGTCTCTCGCCTCATGAGGTCGAGGGACGATTGGAAGCGGAGGTCCTTCCAGAGGCGTCCCAGCACGAAGCGTTCCAGAAAGACGACCTGGCCGTAATCGACTCCGGTGAACCGATCGAGATTCAAGCAGAGGAACTCATCACTGCCGACGGCGAGACCCGTCTCCTTCGAACGACTAAGATCCCGTATGAGGTTATCGGTACCGACGAGGACGCCGTTCTCGCTTACAGCCGCGACATCACGGACCTCGACCGATACGAACGACGACTCGAGGCCCAGCGGGACGACCTCACCGTCATCAACCAGATCGTCCGCCACGACGTCCGAAACGACCTCCAGCTCGTACTCGCCTACGCCGAGGCCCTCACAGACCACGTCGACGAGTCGGGTGCGGCATACGTCGATCAGATCCGAAACGCCGCACACGAAGCCGTCGACATCACAGCCACTGCTCGAGACATGACGGACGTCTTGCTTCGGGCCGAAGCCACGCCGGTCCCGATCGAGTTACGATCCGTCCTCGGCGATCGGATCGAACACGCTCGCTCGAGTCACCAAAACGCACTGATCTTGACCGACGGGCCGATCGACGACGTTCGAGTGCTGGCCGACGACATGCTCGAGTCCGTGTTCCGAAATCTGTTCCAGAACGCGATCGTCCACAGCGACACTGCCGTTCCCGAGGTACGCGTCTCCACCACCGTAACGGACGATCGTGCTCGGATCACGATCGCAGACGACGGCCCCGGCGTTTCGGATGCCCGGAAGGCGGAGATCTTCGAGGAGGGTATCCAGGGACTCGAAAGCGGCGGAACCGGAATCGGGTTGTATCTCGTCCGGACGCTCGTCGACAAGTACGGCGGTGACGTCTGGGTCGAAAACAGCGACCTCGGTGGGGCGGCGTTCGTCGTCGAACTCCCTCGGGCACCGTAA
- the speB gene encoding agmatinase, with protein sequence MFPGASDRREAGDVADESGRANANFVVVGAPLDVSTTFQPGTRFGPRRIRTFAETFDDYDRRTDQYFSDLGVVDHGDVRAWDDVEAYLEWLEGTVRDVVWDEAIPLVLGGEHTVSLPAVRAVEPEVFVCLDAHLDLRDAYDGNPLSHACVTRRILEDVDSVEEAIILGARTGSEAEWDRAEADDVTVVPPEDVAEVSVADRLEGREAYLSVDIDGADPAYAPGTGTMEPFGLEPREMRDVVREVAPQTTGFDVVEVNDRDDGQAASLAGKLLREFVFSRTVSR encoded by the coding sequence ATGTTTCCCGGGGCGAGCGACAGACGCGAGGCGGGCGACGTGGCCGACGAATCCGGTCGCGCGAACGCGAACTTCGTGGTCGTCGGTGCGCCCCTGGACGTGTCGACGACCTTTCAACCGGGCACTCGGTTTGGTCCCCGGCGAATCAGAACGTTTGCGGAGACGTTCGACGATTACGACCGTCGAACCGACCAGTACTTTTCCGACCTCGGCGTCGTCGACCACGGCGACGTCCGCGCGTGGGACGACGTCGAGGCGTACCTCGAGTGGCTCGAGGGAACCGTCCGGGATGTCGTCTGGGACGAGGCCATACCGCTGGTGCTCGGGGGCGAACACACCGTCTCGCTCCCGGCCGTCCGCGCCGTCGAACCCGAGGTGTTCGTCTGTCTCGATGCCCACCTCGACCTTCGTGATGCCTACGACGGGAACCCGCTGAGCCACGCCTGCGTCACGCGACGAATCCTCGAGGACGTCGATTCCGTCGAGGAGGCGATCATCCTCGGCGCACGGACTGGCAGCGAAGCCGAGTGGGACCGCGCCGAGGCCGACGACGTAACCGTCGTCCCACCGGAGGACGTCGCCGAGGTCTCGGTCGCCGACCGACTCGAGGGCCGTGAGGCCTACTTGAGCGTCGACATCGACGGTGCCGATCCCGCATACGCGCCGGGGACGGGCACGATGGAGCCGTTCGGCCTCGAGCCCCGCGAGATGCGCGACGTCGTCCGCGAGGTCGCACCACAGACGACGGGCTTCGACGTGGTCGAGGTCAACGACCGCGACGACGGCCAGGCCGCGTCGCTGGCGGGGAAACTGCTCCGGGAGTTCGTCTTTTCACGCACTGTGAGCCGGTAG
- a CDS encoding molybdopterin molybdotransferase MoeA — MKGADRERTEAGFKVRTPVDEARRVLRDALEQRRNGDVTDGAFTPLTGTDRVAVERADGRVLATAITSARNVPHYRRAAMDGYAVCAADTFGASERSPAVLRLTEGTGREATVVPETAARVHTGSALPDGADAVVMIEHVSELESVGELEVEDAVAEGENVAPVGEDVEDGQPLYDAGHRLRPSDLGLLRSVGYDRVDVAKRPTVGVIPTGEELVTADPGPGQVIETNGLTVSRLADRWGANATYRDVVTDDPESLRVAIQRDLTKDVVVTTGGSSVGKRDLLPEVIDDLGEVVVHGVGLKPGHPVCLGIVEDTPVIALPGYPVACIVNAVQFLRPTLRWLEGTTPDPHPTTQAVLDRKIPSEPGTRTFARVQLEQRNPVDVEDGEHEYRAIPTRASGSGVLSSVALADGWVVVDDGREGIPAGETVSVENWEPGY, encoded by the coding sequence ATGAAAGGTGCCGACCGCGAACGCACGGAGGCCGGCTTCAAGGTACGGACGCCGGTCGACGAGGCGCGCCGGGTCCTCCGAGACGCACTCGAGCAGCGACGGAACGGGGACGTGACGGACGGGGCGTTCACTCCGCTTACGGGGACCGACCGCGTCGCCGTCGAACGTGCCGACGGACGCGTCCTCGCGACGGCCATCACGTCCGCACGGAACGTCCCACACTACCGACGGGCAGCGATGGACGGCTACGCCGTCTGTGCTGCGGACACGTTCGGAGCGAGCGAGCGTTCGCCAGCTGTCCTCCGGCTCACGGAGGGAACCGGGCGCGAGGCCACCGTCGTACCCGAGACGGCCGCACGCGTCCACACCGGCAGCGCGCTCCCCGACGGCGCGGACGCGGTCGTGATGATCGAGCACGTCTCCGAACTCGAGTCGGTCGGTGAACTCGAGGTCGAAGACGCCGTTGCCGAGGGCGAAAACGTCGCCCCAGTCGGCGAGGACGTCGAAGACGGCCAACCCCTCTACGACGCGGGCCACCGACTGCGCCCGTCCGATCTCGGCTTGCTGCGCTCGGTCGGCTACGATCGCGTCGATGTCGCGAAGCGGCCGACGGTGGGCGTGATCCCCACGGGTGAAGAACTCGTCACGGCAGACCCCGGCCCCGGCCAGGTGATCGAGACCAACGGCCTCACCGTCTCGCGACTCGCCGACCGCTGGGGCGCAAACGCGACGTATCGAGACGTCGTCACCGACGACCCCGAATCGCTGCGCGTCGCGATCCAGCGCGACCTCACGAAAGACGTCGTCGTCACCACCGGCGGCTCATCCGTCGGCAAGCGCGACCTCCTCCCCGAAGTGATCGACGACCTCGGCGAGGTGGTCGTCCACGGTGTCGGGCTCAAACCCGGCCACCCGGTCTGTCTCGGCATCGTCGAGGACACCCCCGTTATCGCGCTGCCAGGCTACCCCGTCGCCTGCATCGTCAACGCCGTCCAGTTCCTCCGACCCACGCTCCGTTGGCTCGAGGGCACCACTCCCGATCCCCACCCGACTACGCAGGCCGTCCTCGACCGCAAGATTCCCAGCGAACCCGGCACCCGAACGTTCGCTCGGGTGCAACTCGAGCAACGCAACCCCGTCGATGTCGAGGACGGCGAGCACGAATACCGGGCGATTCCGACGCGTGCGAGCGGGTCGGGTGTCCTCTCGAGCGTCGCGCTCGCCGACGGCTGGGTGGTCGTCGACGACGGTCGTGAGGGGATTCCCGCTGGCGAGACGGTCTCGGTCGAAAACTGGGAACCTGGTTACTGA
- a CDS encoding ABC1 kinase family protein — MLAYARDRRRFLLFGRRRRVGPETHRRRAEVLLESLLTLGPTFIKLGQLLSTRPDVLPPEYIEVLSALQDEVPPAEWSDAKTVLEDELGPVDERFDEFDTEAISGASLGQVYRGRIDGESVAVKIRRPNVEPLIEADLRVIRWSMPLLLYFVDDARSFSLENLADEFAKTIREEMDYSREAKMLKEIRSNFEGDERFRIPAVIDSHSGSRVLTMEYVGGTKINDVAELDRKGIDRSELAEALQRSYLQMIIDDGVFHADPHPGNLAVTDDGQIVFYDFGMSGRVDDFVQDKIVDFYIAVANQDIDAILDSLIEIGTLSPEADRAVMAEVLELAIADARGEDIEQYRVQQIIGQVEDSIYEFPLRLPKNLALVLRVATVVEGVCVTLDQDFDFITTATEYLTEQGYREESIRQFVSASGDQLRDTTESLIRVPPKLERSLDKLDREAVTVTIELEDAHRVFDRLAKRLIYGLLLSVGLISTAIIYAFRGLDLAVIVSGSLSALLIVLLFLSFRRRRRGLQATPQFTRQNLRQRRGDE, encoded by the coding sequence TTGCTCGCGTACGCCCGTGATCGGCGTCGCTTTCTCCTGTTCGGCCGTCGGCGACGCGTCGGGCCGGAGACCCACCGACGCCGTGCCGAGGTGTTGCTCGAGTCGCTGTTGACACTCGGCCCGACGTTCATCAAACTCGGCCAGTTGCTCTCGACGCGGCCGGACGTGTTGCCGCCGGAGTACATCGAGGTACTGTCGGCGCTCCAGGACGAGGTGCCACCGGCGGAGTGGTCCGACGCGAAGACGGTGCTCGAAGACGAACTCGGCCCCGTCGACGAACGGTTCGACGAGTTCGACACCGAGGCGATCAGCGGTGCGAGTCTCGGACAGGTCTATCGGGGACGGATCGACGGCGAATCAGTCGCGGTAAAGATCCGCCGGCCGAACGTCGAACCCCTCATCGAAGCCGACCTCCGGGTCATCCGCTGGTCGATGCCGTTGCTGTTGTACTTCGTCGACGACGCTCGATCGTTCTCGCTCGAGAACTTGGCCGACGAGTTCGCGAAGACGATCCGCGAGGAGATGGACTACAGCCGCGAAGCGAAGATGCTCAAAGAGATTCGGTCGAACTTCGAGGGCGACGAACGGTTTCGTATCCCGGCTGTGATCGACTCTCACTCGGGCTCACGCGTCCTCACGATGGAGTACGTCGGCGGAACGAAGATCAACGACGTGGCAGAACTGGATCGAAAGGGGATCGACCGGAGTGAACTCGCCGAGGCGCTCCAGCGGTCGTACCTACAGATGATCATCGACGACGGCGTCTTCCACGCCGACCCCCACCCTGGCAACCTCGCGGTGACCGACGACGGACAGATCGTCTTCTATGACTTCGGGATGTCCGGCCGGGTCGACGACTTCGTCCAGGACAAGATCGTCGACTTCTACATCGCCGTCGCCAACCAGGACATCGACGCGATCCTCGACTCGCTGATCGAAATCGGCACACTGAGCCCCGAAGCCGACCGGGCGGTGATGGCTGAGGTCCTCGAGCTAGCGATCGCCGACGCCCGTGGCGAGGACATCGAACAGTACCGGGTCCAACAGATCATCGGTCAGGTCGAAGATTCGATCTACGAGTTCCCGTTACGACTTCCGAAGAACCTGGCGCTCGTCCTTCGCGTCGCCACCGTCGTCGAGGGCGTCTGTGTCACGTTAGATCAGGACTTCGACTTCATCACCACGGCGACGGAGTACCTCACCGAACAGGGCTATCGCGAGGAATCGATTCGCCAGTTCGTCTCCGCCTCCGGCGACCAGCTCCGTGACACCACCGAGTCGCTCATTCGAGTCCCTCCGAAGCTCGAGCGGAGCCTCGATAAACTCGACCGCGAGGCCGTCACCGTGACGATCGAACTCGAGGACGCCCACCGGGTGTTCGACCGGCTGGCGAAACGGCTCATCTACGGGCTGTTGCTCTCGGTCGGGCTGATCTCGACGGCGATCATCTACGCGTTCCGCGGACTCGACCTTGCGGTCATCGTCTCCGGCTCGCTCTCGGCGTTGCTCATCGTGCTGTTGTTCCTCTCGTTCCGGCGCCGACGCCGCGGGCTACAGGCGACGCCGCAGTTCACCAGACAGAACCTTCGCCAGCGTCGTGGCGACGAGTGA
- a CDS encoding translation initiation factor IF-5A, producing the protein MARQQKEVRDLQEGGYVVIDDAACKINAYSTAKPGKHGSAKARIEAKGVFDGKKRSLSQPVDAKIWVPIINRKQGQVVSVDGDDMQVMDLETYETMTMRVPDDVDVSPDDEIEFLEMEEQRKIV; encoded by the coding sequence ATGGCGAGACAGCAGAAGGAAGTTCGCGATCTTCAGGAAGGTGGCTACGTAGTTATCGACGACGCGGCGTGTAAGATCAACGCCTACTCGACCGCCAAGCCCGGCAAACACGGGAGCGCCAAGGCCCGAATCGAGGCCAAAGGCGTCTTCGACGGCAAAAAACGCTCGCTCTCTCAGCCCGTCGACGCGAAGATCTGGGTCCCAATCATCAACCGGAAACAGGGCCAGGTCGTCTCCGTCGACGGCGACGATATGCAGGTAATGGACCTCGAGACGTACGAGACGATGACGATGCGCGTCCCCGACGACGTCGACGTCTCGCCCGACGACGAGATCGAGTTCCTCGAGATGGAAGAGCAGCGAAAGATCGTCTGA
- a CDS encoding acetamidase/formamidase family protein → MARQTVSHEEGAIYEFTPDLTPIETVRSGTRLTIETRDSLDGAVQSDADVLESVPEEVNAATGPIALEGAEPGDVLRVEIDAVRVAEDRGRVITIDWFGLLDGHEAIEAPRSRTTPVDDDGETIVFDGLEVPVEPVIGTIGVAPEEDSYTTLVPHDHGGNLDTTDVTAGNAIYFPVFQSGAMLAMGDCKAAMADGEMCGTGSEIACEIDVTLEVIDGETIGVDLERPLLETPDAWKTVASAETLEAACELANLDAIDLLAADHGFDETDAYMFSSLVGGLEISQVVDPLVTVRNAVPKAYLSSPF, encoded by the coding sequence ATGGCGCGACAAACGGTTTCACACGAGGAGGGAGCGATCTACGAGTTCACCCCGGATCTGACGCCCATCGAGACGGTCCGGTCGGGTACACGGCTCACGATCGAGACGCGAGATAGCCTCGACGGTGCCGTCCAGTCCGACGCCGACGTACTCGAGTCGGTTCCCGAAGAAGTCAACGCGGCGACTGGCCCCATCGCCCTCGAGGGTGCCGAACCGGGCGACGTTCTGCGCGTCGAGATCGACGCCGTCCGTGTCGCCGAAGACCGGGGGCGCGTGATCACCATCGACTGGTTCGGCCTGCTCGACGGCCACGAGGCCATCGAGGCCCCCCGTTCCCGAACGACCCCCGTCGACGACGACGGCGAGACGATCGTCTTCGACGGCCTCGAGGTTCCCGTCGAGCCGGTCATCGGCACGATCGGCGTCGCCCCCGAGGAAGACTCGTACACGACGCTCGTCCCGCACGACCACGGCGGCAACCTCGATACGACGGACGTGACCGCCGGCAACGCGATCTACTTCCCCGTCTTCCAGTCGGGTGCCATGCTCGCGATGGGCGATTGCAAGGCCGCGATGGCCGACGGCGAGATGTGTGGCACTGGCTCCGAAATCGCCTGCGAGATCGACGTCACCCTCGAAGTGATCGACGGCGAGACGATCGGCGTCGACCTCGAGCGCCCACTGCTCGAGACGCCCGACGCCTGGAAGACGGTCGCCAGCGCGGAGACGCTCGAGGCGGCGTGCGAACTCGCGAATCTGGACGCCATCGACCTGCTCGCGGCCGACCACGGCTTCGACGAAACGGACGCCTACATGTTCTCGAGTCTAGTTGGGGGCCTCGAGATCAGCCAGGTGGTCGATCCGCTGGTGACGGTGCGCAACGCGGTGCCGAAGGCGTACCTCTCTTCGCCGTTCTGA
- a CDS encoding Nif3-like dinuclear metal center hexameric protein → MELPELVSRLDEEVRTDDFAKLDASANGLQVGPEEGTVDHVAFAVDGVRETIDRALEADADLLVTHHGLSWGGFDRVTGRTYDRLEPLVANDLALYVSHLPLDGHQELGNAAGVADVLDLEDREPFGELGPEYIGQRGRASNPYTPETLRETLAATLETGDQPVQLLEFGPDEIEEVAIVTGSGTDWLDEAVDVGADALVTGEGKQQVYHEANEAGVHVVLAGHYATETFGVRALQSLVDDWGLETTFLECPTGL, encoded by the coding sequence ATGGAACTGCCGGAACTCGTGTCCCGACTCGACGAGGAGGTACGCACCGACGATTTTGCGAAGCTGGACGCCAGTGCGAACGGCCTGCAGGTCGGCCCTGAGGAGGGGACTGTCGACCACGTCGCGTTTGCCGTCGACGGTGTCCGCGAGACGATCGACCGGGCGCTCGAGGCCGATGCCGATCTGTTGGTCACTCACCACGGCCTCTCGTGGGGTGGGTTCGACCGCGTGACAGGGCGCACCTACGACCGGCTCGAGCCCCTGGTCGCGAACGACCTCGCCCTGTACGTCTCTCATCTCCCGCTCGACGGCCACCAGGAGCTTGGCAACGCCGCTGGCGTCGCCGACGTGCTCGACCTCGAAGACCGCGAGCCATTCGGCGAACTCGGTCCGGAGTACATCGGCCAGCGTGGGCGAGCGTCCAACCCATATACGCCTGAAACGCTTCGTGAGACGCTCGCCGCCACCCTCGAAACCGGCGACCAGCCCGTTCAACTCCTCGAGTTCGGGCCTGACGAGATCGAGGAGGTCGCGATCGTCACCGGCAGCGGTACCGACTGGCTCGACGAAGCTGTCGACGTCGGAGCCGACGCGCTCGTGACCGGCGAAGGGAAACAGCAGGTCTACCACGAGGCGAACGAAGCCGGCGTCCACGTTGTCCTCGCTGGCCACTACGCGACCGAGACATTCGGCGTCCGCGCACTGCAGTCGCTGGTCGACGACTGGGGCCTCGAGACGACGTTCCTCGAGTGTCCGACCGGCCTGTAG
- a CDS encoding aminotransferase class I/II-fold pyridoxal phosphate-dependent enzyme: MQIDEFGLERWFAAYEHDADIMLAESGIRSLTADRFDTDPGELGYVIPTNGDPDLRRRIAARYDRGPDEVLCTCGTQEANFLAVHALLEAGDHAVVVTPTYQSLHAVPDSICAVSRVPLEPPAWELTVDAVAEAIQPETRLVVVNNPNNPTGRSHSLETIEALYDLAADAGAYLLCDEVYRLLADDPLPPVASLGPHGLSTTGLSKAYGLAGLRFGWLVGDREVVEAAWNLKDYTTISPPAFGQHVARQALEEEAEILAENRELVATNRDRVRAFVDRHDLEWYEPVGVNGFLTVPDGFEDGTVFCRTVVEEEGVVLAPGEFFGHPDRFRIGFGLPTAELEAGLERVGQVLEG, from the coding sequence ATGCAGATCGACGAGTTCGGCCTCGAGCGCTGGTTCGCCGCGTACGAACACGACGCAGACATCATGCTCGCCGAGAGCGGGATTCGGAGCCTTACAGCCGACCGTTTCGACACCGATCCTGGCGAGCTTGGGTACGTCATCCCAACCAACGGTGACCCCGACCTCCGCCGGCGAATCGCTGCCCGGTACGACCGCGGGCCGGACGAGGTACTCTGTACCTGTGGCACGCAGGAAGCCAACTTTCTCGCCGTCCACGCGCTGCTCGAGGCGGGCGACCACGCGGTCGTAGTAACGCCGACCTACCAGTCGCTACACGCGGTCCCCGACAGCATCTGTGCGGTGAGCCGAGTCCCCCTCGAGCCGCCAGCCTGGGAGCTCACCGTCGATGCGGTGGCCGAGGCGATCCAGCCGGAGACGCGACTCGTCGTAGTGAACAACCCGAACAACCCGACTGGGCGCTCTCACTCGCTCGAGACGATCGAAGCCCTGTACGATCTCGCCGCCGATGCCGGAGCCTACTTGCTGTGTGATGAGGTCTACCGGCTGCTGGCCGACGATCCCCTCCCGCCGGTCGCGAGCCTCGGCCCCCACGGTCTCTCGACAACCGGGCTCTCGAAAGCCTACGGGCTCGCCGGCCTCCGGTTTGGCTGGCTCGTCGGCGACCGCGAGGTCGTCGAGGCGGCCTGGAACCTGAAAGATTATACCACTATCTCGCCGCCGGCGTTCGGCCAGCACGTCGCGAGACAAGCCCTGGAAGAGGAAGCCGAGATCCTCGCCGAGAACCGGGAACTCGTAGCGACCAACCGCGACCGCGTTCGGGCGTTCGTCGACCGACACGACCTCGAGTGGTACGAGCCGGTCGGTGTTAACGGCTTCCTGACGGTCCCTGACGGCTTCGAGGACGGGACCGTGTTCTGCCGAACGGTCGTCGAGGAGGAGGGCGTCGTCCTCGCACCCGGCGAATTCTTCGGGCACCCGGATCGGTTCCGGATCGGCTTCGGCCTGCCGACGGCGGAGTTGGAAGCGGGCCTCGAGCGAGTCGGGCAGGTGCTCGAGGGCTGA